In Escherichia ruysiae, a genomic segment contains:
- the xylH gene encoding xylose ABC transporter permease XylH: MSKSNPSEVKLAVPTSGGFSWLKSLNLQVFVMIAAIIAIMLFFTWTTDGAYLSARNVSNLLRQTAITGILAVGMVFVIISAEIDLSVGSMMGLLGGVAAICDVWLGWPLPLTIIVTLVLGLLLGAWNGWWVAYRKVPSFIVTLAGMLAFRGILIGITNGTTVSPTSAAMSQIGQSYLPASTGFIIGALGLMAFVGWQWRGRMRRQALGLQSPASTAVVGRQALTAIIVLGAIWLLNDYRGVPTPVLLLTLLLLGGMFMATRTAFGRRIYAIGGNLEAARLSGINVERTKLAVFAINGLMVAIAGLILSSRLGAGSPSAGNIAELDAIAACVIGGTSLAGGVGSVAGAVMGAFIMASLDNGMSMMDVPTFWQYIVKGAILLLAVWMDSATKRRS, translated from the coding sequence ATGTCGAAAAGCAATCCGTCTGAAGTGAAATTAGCCGTACCGACATCCGGTGGCTTTTCTTGGCTGAAATCACTGAATTTACAGGTCTTCGTTATGATTGCAGCGATCATCGCAATCATGCTGTTCTTTACCTGGACCACCGATGGCGCCTACTTAAGCGCCCGTAACGTTTCCAACCTGCTGCGCCAGACCGCAATTACCGGCATTCTCGCGGTAGGTATGGTGTTCGTCATAATTTCTGCTGAAATCGACCTCTCGGTCGGCTCCATGATGGGGCTATTAGGCGGGGTCGCCGCTATCTGCGACGTTTGGTTGGGCTGGCCGCTGCCGCTCACTATCATTGTGACATTGGTTCTGGGGCTGCTTCTCGGAGCATGGAATGGGTGGTGGGTCGCGTACCGCAAAGTCCCGTCATTTATTGTCACCCTGGCAGGCATGTTGGCATTTCGCGGCATCCTTATTGGTATCACCAACGGCACGACCGTTTCCCCCACCAGCGCCGCGATGTCACAAATTGGGCAAAGCTATCTACCAGCAAGTACCGGTTTCATCATCGGCGCGCTTGGTTTAATGGCTTTTGTCGGCTGGCAATGGCGCGGAAGAATGCGCCGTCAGGCTTTGGGTTTGCAGTCTCCGGCATCTACAGCGGTGGTCGGTCGCCAGGCATTAACGGCTATTATTGTTTTAGGCGCAATCTGGCTGCTAAATGATTACCGTGGCGTTCCTACTCCTGTTCTACTGCTGACGTTGCTGTTACTCGGTGGAATGTTTATGGCAACACGGACAGCTTTTGGGCGACGCATTTACGCTATTGGCGGTAATCTGGAAGCGGCACGGCTATCCGGGATTAACGTTGAACGAACAAAACTTGCTGTGTTTGCTATCAACGGTTTGATGGTAGCCATCGCCGGGTTAATTCTTAGTTCTCGACTTGGCGCTGGTTCACCTTCTGCGGGGAATATCGCCGAGCTGGACGCGATTGCAGCATGCGTGATTGGTGGTACTAGTCTGGCAGGCGGTGTGGGAAGTGTTGCCGGAGCAGTAATGGGGGCATTCATCATGGCTTCACTAGATAACGGTATGAGTATGATGGATGTACCGACCTTCTGGCAGTATATCGTCAAAGGTGCGATTCTGTTGCTGGCAGTATGGATGGACTCCGCAACCAAACGCCGTTCCTGA
- the xylG gene encoding D-xylose ABC transporter ATP-binding protein, translated as MSYLLEMKNITKTFGTVKAIDNVSLRLNAGEIVSLCGENGSGKSTLMKVLCGIYPHGSYEGEIIFAGEEIQASHIRDTERKGIAIIHQELALVKELTVLENIFLGNEITHNGIMDYDQMTLRCQKLLAQVSLSISPDTRVGDLGLGQQQLVEIAKALNKQVRLLILDEPTASLTELETTVLLDIIRDLQQHGIACIYISHKLNEVKAISDTICVIRDGQHIGTRDAAGMSEDDIITMMVGRELTALYPNEPHITGDEILRIEHLTAWHPVNRHIKRVNDVSFSLKRGEILGIAGLVGAGRTETIQCLFGVWPGQWEGKIYIDGKQVDIRNCQQAIAQGIAMVPEDRKRDGIVPVMAVGKNITLAALNKFTGGISQLDDAAEQKCILESIQQLKVKTSSPDLAIGRLSGGNQQKAILARCLLLNPRILILDEPTRGIDIGAKYEIYKLINQLVQQGIAVIVISSELPEVLGLSDRVLVMHEGELKANLINHNLTQEQVMEAALRSEHHVEKQSV; from the coding sequence ATGTCTTATCTACTTGAAATGAAGAACATTACCAAAACCTTCGGCACCGTGAAGGCGATAGATAACGTCAGCTTGCGGCTAAACGCTGGCGAAATCGTCTCACTCTGTGGGGAAAATGGGTCTGGTAAATCAACGCTGATGAAAGTGCTGTGTGGAATTTATCCTCATGGCTCCTACGAAGGCGAAATTATTTTTGCTGGCGAAGAGATTCAGGCAAGTCACATCCGCGATACCGAACGCAAAGGCATCGCCATCATTCACCAGGAATTAGCCCTGGTGAAAGAATTGACCGTGTTGGAAAATATCTTCTTGGGTAACGAAATAACCCACAATGGGATTATGGATTATGACCAGATGACGCTACGCTGCCAGAAGCTATTAGCACAGGTCAGTTTATCCATTTCACCCGATACCCGCGTTGGCGATTTAGGGCTTGGGCAACAACAACTGGTTGAAATTGCCAAGGCGCTAAATAAGCAGGTGCGTTTATTAATTCTCGATGAACCGACAGCCTCATTAACCGAGCTGGAAACCACGGTTTTACTGGATATTATTCGCGATCTGCAACAACACGGTATCGCCTGTATCTATATTTCGCACAAACTCAACGAAGTTAAAGCAATTTCCGATACGATTTGCGTTATTCGCGACGGTCAGCATATAGGAACACGTGATGCAGCCGGAATGAGCGAAGACGATATTATCACTATGATGGTAGGGCGAGAATTAACGGCACTTTACCCTAACGAACCGCATATCACGGGTGATGAAATATTACGTATTGAGCACTTGACGGCGTGGCATCCGGTTAATCGCCATATTAAACGAGTTAATGATGTCTCTTTTTCTCTGAAACGCGGTGAAATACTGGGTATTGCCGGACTGGTCGGCGCCGGGCGTACCGAAACCATTCAATGCCTGTTTGGCGTTTGGCCCGGACAGTGGGAAGGGAAAATCTATATTGACGGCAAACAGGTGGATATTCGCAACTGCCAGCAAGCGATCGCCCAGGGTATTGCGATGGTGCCAGAAGACAGAAAGCGCGATGGCATCGTTCCGGTAATGGCAGTTGGTAAAAATATTACCCTCGCCGCACTCAATAAATTTACCGGAGGGATCAGCCAGCTTGATGATGCCGCAGAGCAAAAATGTATTCTGGAATCCATCCAGCAACTCAAAGTTAAAACGTCGTCCCCCGACCTTGCTATTGGACGTTTGAGCGGCGGCAATCAGCAAAAAGCGATCCTCGCTCGCTGTCTATTACTTAACCCGCGCATTCTCATTCTTGATGAACCCACCAGGGGTATCGATATTGGCGCGAAATACGAGATCTACAAATTAATTAACCAACTCGTCCAGCAAGGTATTGCCGTTATTGTCATCTCTTCTGAATTACCTGAAGTACTCGGCCTTAGCGATCGTGTGCTGGTGATGCATGAAGGAGAACTAAAAGCCAACCTGATAAATCATAACCTGACTCAGGAGCAGGTGATGGAAGCCGCATTGAGGAGCGAACATCATGTCGAAAAGCAATCCGTCTGA
- the xylF gene encoding D-xylose ABC transporter substrate-binding protein has product MKIKNILLTLCTSLLLTNVAAHAKEVKIGMAIDDLRLERWQKDRDIFVKKAESLGAKVFVQSANGNEETQMSQIENMINRGVDVLVIIPYNGQVLSNVVKEAKQEGIKVLAYDRMINDADIDFYISFDNEKVGELQAKALVDIVPQGNYFLMGGSPVDNNAKLFRAGQMKVLKPYVDSGKIKVVGDQWVDGWLPENALKIMENALTANNNKIDAVVASNDATAGGAIQALSAQGLSGKVAISGQDADLAGIKRIAAGTQTMTVYKPITLLANTAAEIAVELGNGQEPKADTTLNNGLKDVPSRLLTPIDVNKNNIKDTVIKDGFHKESEL; this is encoded by the coding sequence ATGAAAATAAAGAACATTTTACTCACCCTTTGCACCTCACTTCTGCTTACTAACGTCGCGGCGCACGCCAAAGAAGTAAAAATAGGAATGGCGATTGATGATCTCCGTCTTGAACGCTGGCAAAAGGATCGGGATATCTTTGTTAAAAAAGCAGAATCTCTCGGTGCAAAAGTATTTGTACAATCTGCGAATGGCAATGAAGAAACCCAAATGTCGCAGATTGAAAACATGATTAACCGGGGCGTCGACGTTCTTGTCATTATTCCGTATAACGGTCAGGTATTAAGTAACGTTGTAAAAGAAGCCAAACAAGAAGGTATAAAAGTATTAGCTTACGACCGCATGATTAATGATGCAGATATCGATTTTTATATTTCTTTCGATAATGAAAAAGTCGGCGAACTGCAAGCAAAAGCCCTGGTTGATATCGTCCCACAAGGCAATTATTTCCTGATGGGTGGCTCCCCGGTCGATAACAACGCCAAGCTATTCCGCGCCGGGCAAATGAAAGTATTAAAACCTTATGTTGACTCAGGAAAAATTAAAGTCGTTGGCGACCAATGGGTTGATGGCTGGTTACCAGAAAATGCGCTGAAAATTATGGAAAATGCGCTAACTGCCAACAATAACAAAATTGATGCGGTTGTTGCCTCAAACGATGCTACCGCTGGCGGGGCAATTCAGGCATTAAGCGCGCAAGGTTTATCAGGGAAAGTAGCAATTTCCGGCCAGGATGCGGATCTCGCGGGCATAAAACGTATTGCTGCCGGTACGCAAACTATGACGGTGTATAAACCCATTACGTTGTTGGCAAATACTGCCGCAGAAATTGCCGTTGAGTTGGGCAATGGTCAGGAACCAAAAGCAGATACCACACTGAATAATGGTCTGAAAGATGTTCCATCCCGCCTGCTGACACCAATCGATGTTAATAAAAACAACATCAAAGATACGGTAATTAAAGACGGATTCCACAAAGAGAGCGAGCTTTAA